A portion of the Halobacillus ihumii genome contains these proteins:
- a CDS encoding alpha/beta fold hydrolase encodes MAATLFDTAKGIVEFSYEGTGPTILLLKGGHCSRDTDLSHRSLIYEGFSLLTISRPGYDSTEVSAGRTAAEFAETIVSVLDHLHIEKVAVIAVSSAGPTGIALAAYYPDRVEKLVMEAAVTAPWEFGTKTRASLLFGPSEKATWGIIKFLLKVCPDMVMKNILASLTTEEVDDLYKRLSLNDRRFIYNMLADSQSGHGFSLDIKHDLADMSKIKAPILGMYARKDKSVPYSQAILLKSNTQNCEIYDAPSDSHLIWIGPKAPNVWAKRLDFLSH; translated from the coding sequence GTGGCCGCCACATTATTCGATACAGCAAAAGGGATCGTAGAATTCTCATATGAAGGAACCGGCCCGACCATCCTGCTCCTCAAAGGTGGGCATTGCTCAAGAGATACTGACTTATCCCACCGAAGTTTAATTTATGAAGGGTTTTCGCTTTTAACCATTTCCCGACCTGGCTATGATTCAACCGAAGTTTCTGCCGGACGGACTGCAGCCGAATTTGCTGAAACAATTGTAAGCGTTTTAGATCACTTACACATAGAAAAGGTTGCTGTCATTGCCGTCTCCTCAGCAGGACCTACGGGAATTGCGTTAGCTGCTTACTACCCTGATCGGGTGGAGAAATTGGTTATGGAAGCCGCTGTAACAGCCCCCTGGGAATTCGGAACAAAAACGCGTGCTAGCTTATTGTTTGGGCCAAGTGAGAAAGCTACCTGGGGAATCATTAAATTTTTATTAAAGGTTTGTCCAGATATGGTTATGAAAAATATACTCGCTTCTCTAACTACAGAAGAAGTAGATGATCTCTATAAACGTCTCTCCCTAAATGACCGCAGATTCATCTATAACATGCTGGCTGATTCCCAATCAGGCCATGGTTTTTCACTTGATATCAAACATGACTTAGCAGATATGAGTAAAATCAAAGCTCCCATACTCGGCATGTACGCACGCAAAGACAAAAGTGTTCCTTATTCACAAGCCATTCTACTGAAGTCGAACACACAGAACTGTGAAATTTATGATGCACCATCTGATAGCCACTTAATTTGGATTGGCCCTAAAGCTCCAAATGTCTGGGCAAAACGTTTAGACTTTTTAAGTCACTAA
- a CDS encoding cobalamin-binding protein — MRIVSICPSNTEIVAYLEQEEMLVGVDNYSDFPEQVMQLPRLGPDLSIDIDAVAQLKPDLVLSSLSVPGMEKNIEGLREHNIPQLILNPGSLQEIAADIEEVGKAIGLPEHGEKKAKEFLQEIETYRAKSNAKEKKPSLYWEWWPKPIFTPGQGNWLTEISELAGGVNLFGEEKEASVKTDWEDVRERNPDHICMVWVGVKEEKMNPDLLRKRPGWLEMKAIKEDKIHVLEESLYCRPSPRLLEGLRKIHSILQP, encoded by the coding sequence ATTCGAATTGTGTCGATTTGCCCCAGTAACACTGAAATTGTCGCGTATTTAGAGCAAGAGGAGATGTTGGTTGGTGTCGACAATTATTCTGATTTTCCTGAACAGGTGATGCAATTACCGCGCCTTGGGCCGGACTTATCTATCGATATAGATGCAGTAGCTCAATTAAAACCGGACCTTGTACTGAGTTCGCTAAGTGTGCCGGGAATGGAAAAAAATATTGAAGGATTGCGGGAACATAACATTCCACAATTGATTTTAAATCCGGGATCTCTACAGGAAATTGCCGCAGATATTGAGGAGGTAGGAAAGGCTATCGGATTGCCAGAGCACGGGGAAAAGAAGGCAAAAGAATTTTTACAGGAAATTGAAACGTATCGTGCTAAAAGCAATGCCAAGGAGAAAAAGCCGAGTCTTTACTGGGAGTGGTGGCCTAAGCCTATTTTCACTCCTGGACAAGGAAATTGGTTAACAGAAATAAGCGAATTAGCTGGCGGTGTCAATTTATTCGGCGAAGAAAAGGAAGCAAGTGTGAAGACCGATTGGGAGGATGTAAGAGAACGGAATCCAGATCACATTTGTATGGTGTGGGTCGGAGTGAAGGAAGAAAAAATGAATCCGGACCTTTTAAGAAAAAGGCCCGGATGGCTTGAGATGAAAGCGATCAAAGAGGACAAAATCCATGTCCTCGAGGAATCGTTATATTGTCGTCCGAGCCCAAGGCTGCTGGAAGGGTTAAGAAAAATACACAGTATCCTTCAACCATAG
- a CDS encoding MBL fold metallo-hydrolase yields the protein MDKEQQSLMDDGWHMAHAEAEQVLDDLAFYRTLIANVVFIGQKESNDWVLVDCGVAHYGKRIIEAAEKRFGSHPPKAIILTHGHFDHIGSAKQIAKQWNVPIYAHPNEMPYITGEKTYPIPNSTIGGGLFSLLSPFFPRDPVHLGKWVNPLPEDGTVPHMDDWRIVHTPGHTPGHVSLFRDRDRTLISGDAVITVKQESSMAVFIQHQHIHGPPAYFTHDWLEAEKSAKKLASLNPKLILSGHGLPMEGELMQEQLSQLAINFKDYAIPAHQNKPH from the coding sequence ATGGATAAAGAGCAACAGTCCCTCATGGACGATGGCTGGCACATGGCCCATGCAGAGGCCGAACAAGTTTTAGACGACCTTGCTTTTTACAGAACCTTAATCGCAAACGTCGTCTTTATAGGGCAAAAAGAATCAAATGACTGGGTCTTAGTCGATTGTGGTGTCGCTCACTATGGCAAACGCATTATCGAAGCGGCTGAAAAGCGATTCGGATCCCATCCGCCTAAAGCGATCATCCTGACTCATGGCCACTTTGATCATATAGGTTCCGCGAAACAGATCGCTAAACAATGGAATGTTCCGATCTATGCTCATCCCAATGAAATGCCATATATTACGGGAGAAAAAACCTATCCTATCCCCAACTCAACAATCGGGGGTGGACTCTTTTCTCTATTGTCCCCCTTTTTTCCGAGAGACCCCGTCCACTTAGGTAAGTGGGTTAATCCGCTTCCCGAGGATGGTACGGTTCCACATATGGATGACTGGAGAATTGTTCACACACCAGGTCACACACCTGGTCACGTTTCTTTATTCAGAGATCGTGACCGCACGTTGATTTCAGGTGATGCCGTTATTACCGTCAAACAAGAGTCAAGTATGGCTGTATTCATCCAGCACCAGCACATTCACGGACCGCCAGCTTATTTTACTCACGATTGGCTTGAAGCCGAGAAATCCGCTAAAAAGTTAGCCAGCTTAAACCCGAAATTGATTCTTTCCGGACATGGTCTGCCTATGGAAGGAGAACTTATGCAGGAGCAGCTTTCACAACTAGCAATCAACTTTAAAGATTATGCCATTCCCGCTCATCAAAATAAACCACACTAA
- the nhaC gene encoding Na+/H+ antiporter NhaC encodes MLHLQPKKLPGVFESVLLLLGIIALISFFIIELQSVPHIPILLGVIVTLAYGFLKKMSFSELQNGMIQGAQSGMAAVLLFFLIGILIASWMASGTIPVLMNASFLIAGGPWFFAITFSITAVVGIALGSSFTTAATVGVAMMGVAQSTDISLAITAGAVVSGAFFGDKMSPLSDTTNLASTVVKVDLFEHIKNMAWTTVPAFVISFILFAVLSPAQSSSGNELSSFQQGLVASNLMHWSSWIPLVILVLLTISKQPAFISLTITSLTATIIAGIRGVLPWGDLWGTWFNGYTAETNHQAVNELLSRGGMNSMLFTVSLVLLALALGGLFFATGVIPSILEKIKGALKSARSITISTALTAIGVNIAVGEQYLSILLTGEAYQPIYEKAHLAKKNLSRTLEDAGTVINPLVPWSVCGVFLSGVLGVPVLDYLPFAFFCLLSPILTMLFGLTGKTLTHTASTSAKSFKNAN; translated from the coding sequence ATGCTTCATCTACAGCCTAAGAAGTTGCCAGGAGTTTTTGAATCCGTGTTATTACTTCTTGGGATTATTGCTCTTATCAGTTTCTTTATTATTGAATTACAAAGTGTTCCTCATATTCCCATCCTGCTAGGAGTTATCGTTACGCTGGCTTACGGATTCCTAAAGAAAATGTCCTTCAGTGAGCTCCAAAATGGCATGATTCAAGGGGCGCAATCAGGAATGGCTGCTGTCCTGCTCTTCTTCCTGATCGGAATTCTGATCGCCAGCTGGATGGCCAGCGGGACCATTCCTGTTCTAATGAACGCCTCCTTCCTCATCGCAGGCGGACCATGGTTTTTTGCCATTACTTTTTCCATAACAGCCGTGGTCGGGATAGCTCTGGGAAGTTCGTTTACGACAGCTGCCACAGTGGGTGTCGCCATGATGGGAGTTGCACAGTCCACAGATATTTCACTTGCTATAACAGCTGGTGCAGTCGTTTCTGGTGCGTTTTTCGGTGACAAAATGTCGCCTTTATCAGATACAACAAACCTGGCTTCCACTGTTGTAAAAGTAGATTTATTTGAACATATCAAAAATATGGCCTGGACGACAGTACCGGCCTTCGTGATCAGTTTTATTTTATTTGCGGTGCTCTCCCCTGCGCAAAGTTCGTCAGGAAATGAATTATCATCGTTTCAGCAGGGCTTAGTCGCCTCTAACTTAATGCATTGGAGCTCATGGATTCCATTAGTCATACTCGTCCTGTTAACGATCAGCAAACAGCCTGCCTTTATATCCTTAACCATTACCAGCCTTACAGCTACAATTATCGCTGGAATCAGGGGCGTTCTGCCATGGGGTGATTTATGGGGAACATGGTTCAACGGGTACACGGCAGAAACAAACCATCAAGCCGTCAACGAACTTTTATCGAGAGGCGGTATGAATAGCATGCTGTTTACTGTGTCGCTCGTTCTATTAGCCTTAGCTCTTGGCGGACTTTTTTTCGCAACAGGAGTAATCCCTTCCATTTTGGAAAAAATTAAGGGAGCCTTGAAATCGGCCCGATCCATCACAATATCAACGGCTCTTACAGCAATCGGCGTAAATATAGCAGTAGGAGAACAATATTTATCGATTTTATTAACAGGGGAAGCTTATCAGCCTATTTATGAAAAGGCTCATTTAGCTAAGAAAAACTTATCAAGAACTCTTGAGGATGCAGGAACCGTCATCAATCCGCTCGTTCCTTGGAGCGTATGCGGTGTATTTTTATCCGGAGTTCTGGGAGTCCCGGTGCTGGACTATCTTCCGTTCGCGTTTTTCTGCCTGCTCTCCCCTATTTTAACGATGCTATTTGGTCTTACTGGTAAAACGCTGACGCACACAGCCTCTACTTCAGCTAAATCATTTAAAAATGCCAACTAA
- a CDS encoding AzlC family ABC transporter permease, with product MGTQVIEAATGTTRLHMAKRGMIAGLPIMLGYLPIALTYGVLAGQSGMTNMELTLMSVLVFAGASQFLAVGMVAASTGAMEIIIATFVLNFRHFVMSLSFMNRLRGIALRAKIPLSLGITDETFAVSMLYRKESKEAHASWFYAALILTAYVSWVGGSYLGGVLGDIIPSRLSQSMGVALYAMFIGLLVPSVRKHYRIALVAIFAMLINFLCQWWGMDQGWAIVLGTLIGGLSGIWILQDEEEES from the coding sequence ATGGGAACTCAAGTGATAGAAGCCGCCACAGGTACAACGCGTTTACATATGGCCAAACGCGGCATGATTGCAGGTCTTCCTATTATGTTAGGGTATCTGCCGATTGCTTTAACATACGGTGTATTGGCTGGACAATCGGGCATGACAAATATGGAACTTACCCTCATGAGTGTGCTAGTTTTCGCAGGTGCCTCTCAGTTTCTTGCCGTGGGGATGGTGGCGGCGAGCACAGGGGCAATGGAAATCATTATAGCCACATTCGTTCTAAATTTCAGGCATTTTGTAATGAGCTTGTCATTTATGAATCGGTTGAGGGGGATTGCGCTTAGAGCTAAGATACCATTGTCATTAGGGATTACAGATGAAACGTTTGCGGTGTCGATGTTGTATCGAAAAGAAAGCAAAGAGGCTCATGCTTCGTGGTTTTACGCTGCCTTGATTTTGACAGCCTATGTATCTTGGGTGGGAGGTTCCTACCTTGGCGGTGTGCTGGGAGACATTATACCTAGCAGGCTGAGTCAAAGCATGGGAGTCGCTTTATATGCGATGTTCATAGGGCTGCTAGTCCCATCAGTGCGCAAACATTATCGGATTGCACTTGTGGCCATTTTTGCGATGTTGATTAACTTTCTTTGTCAGTGGTGGGGAATGGATCAAGGATGGGCGATCGTGCTTGGGACCCTGATTGGCGGTCTGAGCGGAATATGGATATTGCAAGATGAGGAGGAAGAATCATGA
- a CDS encoding AzlD domain-containing protein, with protein MIIWMIIGMAVVTAIPRFIPAFIIDQAHFPKWVDRWLNAIPYAALGALIFPGVLSVKPDAPQIGVIAALVAILLAWVNVHIIGVVLGAIAAVFFMTL; from the coding sequence ATGATCATTTGGATGATTATCGGCATGGCCGTGGTTACCGCAATTCCACGATTTATCCCGGCGTTCATCATTGATCAAGCTCATTTTCCCAAATGGGTGGATCGTTGGCTGAATGCGATTCCTTATGCTGCTTTAGGGGCCTTGATTTTTCCAGGTGTTTTATCTGTAAAGCCTGATGCCCCGCAAATTGGGGTCATTGCGGCTCTAGTGGCCATTTTATTAGCTTGGGTGAATGTTCATATCATTGGAGTGGTGCTCGGGGCGATTGCGGCTGTCTTTTTCATGACCTTGTAG
- a CDS encoding GNAT family N-acetyltransferase — protein sequence MTHVRVARFEDAKDIANIHIQSWKSTYKDLIDERDMSNITLENRVVLWETILRAPVNGQIAYVIENDQQEVIGFVSGGKERTKNYGYDGEIYAIYLLDEYQRKGYGKKMIAAFVAAMKEAGYQSLLVWVLTRNPSSNFYRVLGAQPVEAEEVTIGQGTYEETAYGWEHINSLLQHFS from the coding sequence ATGACCCATGTTAGAGTGGCTCGATTTGAGGATGCGAAAGATATTGCTAATATTCATATTCAAAGTTGGAAATCTACATATAAAGACTTGATCGATGAAAGGGATATGAGTAATATCACTCTCGAAAATCGAGTCGTTCTGTGGGAAACCATTTTACGCGCTCCGGTTAATGGACAGATTGCCTATGTGATTGAGAATGATCAACAAGAAGTTATAGGATTTGTGTCCGGTGGAAAAGAACGAACGAAGAATTATGGATATGATGGAGAAATCTATGCCATTTATTTATTGGATGAGTATCAGCGTAAAGGCTATGGGAAGAAGATGATCGCAGCGTTCGTTGCGGCTATGAAGGAAGCGGGATATCAATCATTATTAGTCTGGGTGCTCACGCGTAACCCATCGAGCAATTTTTATCGTGTTTTAGGTGCTCAGCCCGTTGAAGCGGAAGAAGTGACAATTGGTCAAGGCACCTATGAAGAGACAGCCTATGGATGGGAGCATATTAACTCGTTGTTACAGCATTTTTCCTGA
- a CDS encoding cation diffusion facilitator family transporter, with protein MGEYENIKRGEKGAWVSIIAYLVLAAVKLIVAAIGNSEALRADGLNNTTDVIASIAVLIGLKISRKPPDEDHHYGHFRAETIASLVAAFIMVTVGIEVIIGTIEGIIQGQTSEPSKLTGWTAILAAIFMFGVYRYNLNLSSQVKSQALYAAAQDNRSDALVSIGAAAGIFGAQLGVYWLDPLAGLIVGLIICKTAWDIFREASHTLSDGFNKVEVNDIRHVIASHPSVLTVDDVKARLQGNQIFVDATINIDPNLTIQEGHDITDEVEDLLKQEMKIYYAHIHIEPYEEQ; from the coding sequence ATGGGAGAATACGAAAATATAAAACGTGGTGAGAAAGGGGCATGGGTAAGTATTATCGCTTATTTGGTCCTTGCTGCCGTTAAGCTTATTGTGGCGGCCATCGGAAACTCAGAGGCTCTCAGAGCTGACGGCCTTAATAATACAACAGATGTCATTGCATCCATTGCCGTGCTCATCGGGTTGAAAATTTCCCGCAAACCTCCTGATGAAGACCATCATTATGGACATTTCAGGGCAGAAACCATAGCCTCCTTAGTGGCTGCCTTCATTATGGTGACCGTGGGAATCGAAGTTATCATTGGAACTATTGAGGGCATCATACAGGGTCAAACCAGCGAACCCTCTAAGTTAACGGGGTGGACAGCCATCTTGGCAGCTATATTTATGTTTGGCGTGTACCGTTACAACTTGAATCTCTCATCCCAGGTAAAAAGTCAAGCACTTTATGCCGCCGCCCAGGATAATCGCTCAGATGCGCTCGTCAGTATCGGAGCTGCAGCAGGTATTTTCGGCGCCCAGTTAGGGGTGTATTGGCTGGACCCATTAGCAGGCTTAATTGTAGGACTGATTATTTGCAAAACCGCTTGGGATATTTTCAGAGAAGCCAGTCACACTCTTAGTGACGGTTTTAACAAAGTAGAAGTTAATGATATTCGCCATGTAATTGCTAGCCATCCATCCGTTTTAACCGTTGATGATGTGAAGGCTCGCCTGCAGGGGAACCAGATTTTCGTAGATGCTACCATTAACATTGATCCTAATCTGACCATTCAGGAAGGCCATGATATTACGGATGAGGTGGAAGACCTTCTTAAGCAGGAAATGAAGATTTATTATGCTCATATCCATATCGAACCTTATGAAGAACAATGA
- a CDS encoding IDEAL domain-containing protein, with protein sequence MRKQKVIYVLRRNPGFRNREVTAKRELSFGIRLASRLLLDELSYQFNKEQIDKQINLAIDNDDRQEFHRLSEKYQPYTWE encoded by the coding sequence ATGAGAAAGCAAAAGGTTATATACGTATTGCGTCGAAACCCTGGATTCAGGAACCGTGAAGTCACTGCCAAAAGAGAATTGTCCTTCGGGATTCGTTTAGCCTCAAGACTGCTTCTGGATGAATTAAGCTATCAATTTAATAAAGAACAGATAGACAAACAAATTAACTTAGCCATTGATAACGATGATAGACAAGAATTTCACCGTTTGAGTGAAAAATATCAACCCTATACTTGGGAATAG
- a CDS encoding M15 family metallopeptidase, whose translation MMKWKYIVLGVGLSVMLSGCSLDQSTSSDNEDKQSTSTEQTPSKDEDSANEQKQSNEEQSENSEPSKEQQKEESEEPNVPAAGDKAEEKKDSDGLTVVNEPKSMHVVVNKQRKLPDGYTPPDLVVPDVPFYFTEFHPKKQMRKEAAKALEELFAAASQDGIDLVAASGYRSYERQKSIYQQNVAERGEKEANQFSAKPGTSEHQTGLAMDVTSAQMAFKLKQSFRQTDEGAWLAKNAHEYGFIIRYPKGKSDITGYSYEPWHLRYVGTDISTEIHKQEETLEEFFGFHPAS comes from the coding sequence ATGATGAAATGGAAGTATATTGTACTAGGTGTGGGCTTAAGCGTGATGCTGTCAGGTTGCTCCCTCGATCAATCCACCAGTTCAGACAATGAGGATAAACAGTCAACGTCAACTGAGCAGACTCCATCAAAAGATGAAGATTCCGCTAATGAACAGAAGCAATCGAATGAAGAGCAAAGCGAGAATTCTGAACCATCCAAAGAACAACAAAAGGAAGAGTCTGAAGAGCCTAATGTTCCAGCTGCTGGGGATAAAGCTGAGGAAAAGAAAGATAGTGATGGATTGACTGTCGTTAACGAACCTAAAAGTATGCATGTTGTGGTTAATAAGCAGCGAAAACTGCCTGACGGATATACACCACCTGACCTGGTGGTTCCGGATGTCCCTTTTTATTTCACTGAGTTTCATCCTAAAAAGCAGATGCGTAAAGAAGCGGCTAAAGCTCTCGAAGAATTGTTTGCTGCTGCCAGCCAAGACGGAATTGACTTAGTTGCTGCTTCGGGGTACCGCTCCTATGAGAGGCAAAAAAGTATTTATCAGCAAAACGTGGCTGAGCGAGGAGAGAAGGAAGCGAATCAATTTTCCGCAAAACCTGGAACCAGTGAGCATCAGACAGGGTTAGCTATGGATGTAACTTCGGCCCAAATGGCGTTTAAATTAAAGCAATCCTTCCGACAGACCGATGAAGGAGCATGGCTTGCGAAAAATGCCCATGAGTACGGATTTATTATTAGATATCCAAAAGGGAAATCCGATATCACTGGGTATTCGTATGAACCGTGGCATTTAAGGTATGTAGGAACGGATATTTCTACAGAGATACACAAACAGGAGGAGACCCTGGAAGAATTCTTTGGATTCCATCCTGCTTCCTAA
- a CDS encoding NAD(P)-dependent oxidoreductase, translating to MKIAVFGATGRVGNRVVNQAAEEKIEVNALVRDRTKAQEMIPSAHLIEGDVLNPEDVEATIHGCDIVFSGLGTDKTTTLSQAMPVIIRTMDKYDVERIITIGTAGILNSRIEEKSYRFQTSESKRRQTFAAEEHLFAFKALSQSGLSWTILCPTYLPDGEAAGSIRHEVNYLPADGKKITVGDTAQFAFDEIKKARFPQVRVGLSE from the coding sequence ATGAAAATTGCCGTTTTTGGAGCCACCGGAAGAGTAGGAAACCGTGTGGTCAATCAAGCTGCCGAAGAAAAAATTGAAGTCAACGCTTTAGTAAGAGACCGTACCAAGGCTCAGGAAATGATCCCGAGCGCCCATCTTATTGAAGGCGATGTGCTCAACCCCGAGGATGTGGAAGCCACCATACATGGTTGCGATATCGTTTTCAGTGGACTCGGCACGGATAAAACCACTACCCTATCTCAAGCAATGCCTGTAATTATTCGGACCATGGACAAATACGATGTAGAAAGAATTATAACTATCGGCACTGCAGGTATTTTAAATAGTCGTATCGAGGAAAAAAGTTATCGGTTTCAAACCAGTGAATCGAAGCGGCGTCAAACATTCGCTGCTGAAGAACATTTATTTGCATTCAAGGCTTTATCCCAATCCGGCCTGTCATGGACGATCTTATGTCCTACATACCTCCCTGATGGCGAGGCTGCCGGGAGTATCCGCCATGAAGTCAATTACCTGCCTGCTGACGGTAAGAAAATAACCGTTGGCGATACAGCTCAGTTTGCCTTTGACGAAATAAAAAAAGCACGATTTCCTCAAGTACGTGTCGGATTAAGTGAGTGA
- a CDS encoding MFS transporter — MKKKPVLSWMLYDFGNSAFATTILAAVLPVFYYDVAAKGVEDSLATSYWGYSQSIAVLIIAILAPILGAISDFSAAKKKFLMFFAFMGMTASVLLAFVGEGDYLLASLLLIVGTIGFSGGNAFYDAFLPEVSDEKSIDKVSSWGYAFGYLGGGVLLAINLMMILNYQWFGLPDTLTATQLSFVSVGVWWLIFAIPLFKNVKEEKKQRPRRTSSYAKIGFKRVSRTIRELPQFKHLLIFLLAFWLYNDGISTIIKMATIYGRDIGINSNSLILALLITQFVGIPFAFLFGYIADKISAKRALTLTLYIYLAIVALGYFMTSALHFYLLAICVGMVQGGAQSLSRSIFGKMVPADRHAEFYGFYGISSKFAAIFGPFVFALVGQLTGSSRLGILSLMVFFIGGIVLLKFVDVEKGMVQAREHTKNQQKTIVKT; from the coding sequence ATGAAAAAGAAACCGGTCTTAAGCTGGATGTTATATGATTTTGGGAACTCAGCCTTTGCTACAACCATTTTGGCTGCCGTATTGCCTGTTTTCTATTATGATGTAGCTGCAAAAGGGGTTGAGGATTCCTTGGCCACCAGCTATTGGGGATATTCCCAGTCTATAGCTGTCTTAATCATCGCAATACTTGCTCCGATTCTTGGTGCTATTAGTGATTTTTCAGCAGCCAAGAAAAAGTTCTTAATGTTTTTTGCCTTCATGGGGATGACGGCAAGTGTGCTGTTAGCCTTTGTAGGGGAAGGAGATTATCTTCTAGCTTCCCTGCTTCTGATTGTAGGTACGATCGGGTTCTCCGGCGGCAATGCATTCTATGATGCCTTCTTACCAGAGGTTAGTGATGAAAAATCCATTGATAAAGTATCCTCCTGGGGTTATGCTTTCGGCTATCTTGGAGGTGGAGTACTGTTAGCCATTAACTTGATGATGATCTTAAATTATCAATGGTTTGGCTTGCCCGATACATTGACAGCTACACAGCTTTCGTTCGTATCTGTTGGAGTATGGTGGCTGATTTTTGCCATTCCGTTATTTAAAAATGTGAAAGAAGAGAAAAAGCAGAGGCCCCGGCGCACTTCATCCTACGCCAAAATCGGCTTTAAACGAGTGAGCAGAACGATTAGAGAACTGCCACAATTTAAACATCTGCTTATTTTCTTACTAGCTTTCTGGCTGTACAATGATGGGATATCCACGATTATTAAGATGGCTACCATCTATGGCAGAGATATAGGGATCAACAGTAATTCACTTATTCTGGCCTTATTAATTACTCAATTCGTCGGGATCCCATTTGCCTTTTTATTTGGGTATATCGCTGATAAAATCTCCGCAAAGCGTGCCCTTACACTGACCTTATATATTTATTTAGCGATTGTGGCATTAGGATATTTTATGACCTCTGCTTTGCACTTTTACCTGTTAGCCATCTGTGTAGGGATGGTACAGGGCGGGGCGCAGTCATTGAGCCGATCTATTTTTGGCAAAATGGTTCCGGCTGACCGCCACGCTGAATTTTACGGATTTTATGGAATTTCTTCTAAATTCGCCGCCATCTTCGGTCCGTTCGTTTTTGCACTGGTCGGCCAATTAACGGGATCTAGCCGACTCGGTATTTTGTCATTAATGGTCTTTTTTATCGGTGGAATTGTGTTATTGAAATTTGTTGATGTTGAAAAAGGGATGGTTCAAGCCCGAGAACATACAAAAAACCAACAAAAGACGATAGTTAAAACATAG
- a CDS encoding zinc dependent phospholipase C family protein translates to MPNIWTHILFAEDVCAKLERHDIIETSGRFLALGAQGPDPFFYYNFWPKLNDRNVPDIGMKLHTEKCGSFLHNIIKRGKHEKNQSQAYILGFVTHHILDRITHPYIHYRSGYEGHKHQILEVIIDTIILDRYRDRKTWKTPAHKQIRLSKQEAKKLAQWIEQEIYIQFPQAVQTVPSNYMVQSFMDIALAQRLLFDPVGWKNQLLGTLVSPFSHRPIDKEVDYLNETNQEWMHSATGEISTSSFIDLYEKAFAEACVVIERILQYWSSTKENRLEEIEALIGDISYDTGKPLTLELDNYYSDPIV, encoded by the coding sequence ATGCCGAATATTTGGACACATATTTTGTTTGCAGAAGACGTTTGTGCCAAGCTTGAGCGCCACGATATTATCGAAACATCCGGGCGGTTTTTAGCTCTCGGTGCTCAAGGACCCGATCCGTTCTTCTATTACAATTTTTGGCCTAAACTCAATGATCGAAATGTTCCCGACATTGGAATGAAGCTGCATACAGAAAAATGCGGTTCCTTCTTACACAACATCATTAAACGTGGCAAACATGAAAAAAATCAGTCCCAAGCCTATATTCTCGGTTTCGTTACCCATCATATTCTTGACCGTATTACACATCCTTATATTCACTATCGTTCTGGCTATGAAGGCCATAAACATCAAATACTTGAAGTCATCATTGACACCATCATACTGGACCGTTATCGGGATCGGAAAACATGGAAAACACCCGCTCACAAGCAGATTCGATTGAGTAAACAAGAAGCAAAAAAGCTGGCGCAATGGATCGAGCAGGAAATCTATATTCAATTTCCCCAAGCGGTTCAGACTGTCCCTTCGAATTATATGGTCCAGTCCTTCATGGACATCGCTCTCGCTCAGCGTTTGTTATTTGATCCGGTTGGATGGAAGAATCAATTGTTAGGTACACTCGTTTCTCCCTTTTCACACAGACCGATCGATAAGGAAGTTGACTACTTAAATGAAACAAACCAAGAATGGATGCATTCAGCCACCGGTGAAATTTCCACTTCTTCTTTTATTGATTTATATGAAAAGGCCTTTGCGGAGGCTTGTGTGGTCATAGAAAGAATTCTGCAGTATTGGAGCAGTACGAAGGAAAATCGCCTGGAGGAGATCGAAGCTTTGATCGGGGATATTTCTTATGATACGGGAAAACCATTGACGCTTGAACTGGACAATTACTATAGTGATCCTATTGTATAA